Proteins found in one Paucidesulfovibrio longus DSM 6739 genomic segment:
- the selB gene encoding selenocysteine-specific translation elongation factor, which yields MPLIMGTAGHIDHGKTTLVKALTGIDCDRLSEEKERGITIELGFAHLDLPGVDRLGVVDVPGHERFVKNMVAGAAGIDFVLLTVAADEGIMPQTREHLEICTLLGIRHGLVALTKADMVEEDWLEMAQEEVASAMEGTFLEGAPVIAVSGRTGRGMDELRAAIAEVARNLPARSATDLFRLPVDRVFTMKGFGTVVTGTLVAGSVRLGEDVLVYPDRLPAKVRGLQSHGEQVEEAPAGRRTAVNLSGVDVSEISRGNVVARPGTLFPTLAWDTQLTCLASSPRSLKHRKEVHFHHGGREVLARLYFLDRDELAPGDTAVCQVRFAEPMVGVSGDHVVLRSFSPLRTVAGGLLVNPDAGKIKRRSAQAELLDSLAGAEGAERVRLRLELAGVGGCTGAQLPVLTGMGRKALDAALQELSSKGLVLLVDKEERRFLSATAFEGMAESVEAFLQKYHRKHGDRAGAGRSEVLSAWGRDLPPRVVHFVLERMIKRGRLAAEGDAVRLPGHEASLAADQTALREAVLKAYVDGGATPPNLKDVLEPLGVSSKQSADTFRRLLDEGQLVRVKEEMFFHAPALKGIEDAVRGFLEEKGEMAAPDFKELTGLSRKYAIPVLEYLDREKVTVRVGDVRRLRRA from the coding sequence ATGCCGCTGATCATGGGCACCGCCGGGCATATCGACCACGGCAAGACCACCCTCGTCAAAGCGCTGACCGGCATCGACTGCGACCGTCTCAGCGAGGAAAAGGAACGGGGCATCACCATCGAGCTTGGTTTTGCCCATCTCGACCTGCCGGGCGTGGACCGTCTGGGAGTGGTGGACGTGCCGGGACATGAGCGGTTCGTGAAGAACATGGTCGCGGGCGCGGCGGGCATCGATTTCGTGCTGCTGACCGTGGCCGCGGACGAGGGCATCATGCCCCAGACCCGCGAGCATCTGGAAATCTGCACCCTGCTCGGCATCCGGCACGGCCTGGTGGCTCTGACCAAGGCGGACATGGTCGAGGAAGACTGGCTGGAGATGGCCCAGGAGGAAGTCGCCTCGGCAATGGAGGGGACGTTTCTCGAAGGCGCGCCGGTCATTGCCGTATCCGGCCGCACGGGAAGGGGAATGGACGAGCTGCGCGCGGCCATAGCCGAGGTGGCCCGCAATCTTCCGGCGCGCAGCGCCACGGACCTGTTCCGTCTGCCCGTGGACCGCGTCTTCACCATGAAGGGCTTCGGCACCGTGGTCACCGGGACGCTGGTCGCCGGAAGCGTGCGGCTCGGCGAGGACGTGCTCGTCTACCCGGACAGGCTTCCGGCCAAGGTGCGCGGGCTTCAGTCCCACGGCGAACAGGTGGAGGAGGCCCCCGCAGGCCGCCGTACCGCCGTGAACCTCTCCGGAGTGGATGTTTCCGAAATTTCCCGCGGCAACGTGGTGGCCCGGCCCGGCACGCTCTTCCCGACCCTGGCCTGGGACACGCAGCTGACCTGCCTGGCCTCGTCCCCGCGTTCGCTGAAGCACCGCAAGGAAGTCCATTTCCACCACGGCGGGCGGGAAGTGCTGGCCCGGCTCTATTTCCTGGATCGCGACGAATTGGCTCCCGGCGACACCGCCGTCTGCCAGGTCCGTTTTGCCGAACCCATGGTCGGCGTCAGCGGCGATCATGTCGTGCTGCGCTCCTTTTCCCCGCTGCGCACCGTGGCGGGCGGGCTCTTGGTCAACCCGGACGCGGGCAAGATCAAGCGCCGCTCGGCCCAGGCGGAACTCCTCGATTCCCTGGCCGGGGCGGAAGGCGCCGAACGGGTCCGTCTGCGGCTGGAGCTTGCGGGCGTCGGCGGCTGCACGGGCGCGCAGCTGCCCGTCCTGACGGGCATGGGGCGCAAGGCGCTGGATGCGGCCTTGCAGGAACTCTCTTCCAAGGGGTTGGTCCTGCTGGTGGACAAGGAAGAGCGCCGCTTTCTCTCCGCGACCGCGTTCGAGGGCATGGCCGAGAGCGTGGAGGCGTTTCTGCAGAAATACCATCGCAAGCATGGCGACAGGGCAGGGGCCGGTCGCAGCGAAGTGCTCTCCGCCTGGGGGCGCGACCTGCCCCCGCGCGTGGTGCATTTCGTTCTGGAGCGGATGATCAAGCGCGGCAGGCTCGCGGCAGAGGGGGACGCCGTGCGTCTGCCCGGACATGAAGCCTCGCTCGCCGCGGACCAGACCGCGCTGCGCGAGGCCGTGCTCAAGGCGTATGTGGACGGGGGGGCGACCCCGCCGAACCTCAAGGACGTGCTCGAACCTTTGGGCGTGAGTTCCAAACAGAGCGCGGATACGTTCCGGCGGTTACTTGACGAAGGGCAGCTCGTTCGCGTCAAGGAGGAAATGTTTTTCCATGCTCCCGCGCTCAAGGGCATCGAGGACGCCGTGCGCGGATTTCTTGAGGAAAAGGGCGAGATGGCCGCTCCGGATTTTAAGGAATTGACAGGACTTTCAAGGAAGTACGCCATTCCCGTGCTGGAATATCTCGACCGCGAGAAGGTGACCGTGCGGGTGGGGGATGTGAGGCGATTGCGAAGAGCTTAG
- a CDS encoding DNA internalization-related competence protein ComEC/Rec2: MSLKRGNSGPPAHADAAPDFHSASPLPLLAWQVLVLGFASGVGIARWPLPGAVCLAAVVLLDARSRRPVAFWGMLLALAFGGWLYAASLLPAAPEPTPGWLDERVPYRVSGMVESVEGKPGRRWQVVLADVECRADGETHRLPENVVWYWHDPVLRPVPGQHVELRSSLMQVSSFKNPGAWDYALYWRMQGVGYSAYCSGGKDVAFQPPQGGLSANLRASLLGSILNGAPEGQGRALLLALLTGDRFELDPATVDVLRRAGLAHTLALSGLHLGFVVVVGWALAWLVGRIRPRIFLVLPRPKLAVLFAAPAVLAYVWLGQATPSLVRAALMFGFWGLLLLRGRGRVLLDGLFLALACILLFSPLSLFDIRLQLSVTAVAGIALFYPLLRVRMDRSGPFRRLAGGALDLLAVSLCANLALLPITARLFGTLVPNLLPNLFWIPMLGFVVMPLGGAGMLLGACPGVRGLGEALVSLAAWLLQWMLDLVTRADAGGLLPSWLLLRPLWPELIGAGLLLVCTIMYFRRPRELPWSVVFSGLVLLAAPQLHTLWIDSRDEVRLEVLDVGQGQSLLISAPGGRRSLIDGGGLRSRTLETGRDVVAPYLTLGRPPRLELMVLSHPHMDHYKGLLYLLRHFEVGAFAHNGRWPSGHYGQELRGLLENAGLKPVEVVSGSVFDLGGGGRLEALMPPPGADPPSTNDGSIVFLLRRNGRNLAVLPGDAEEWSLMRVTALERDLRSDVLVLPHHGSRTGLVPAFFARISPQAVFSSCGRFGTTKLPSPQVLELPELRGAAAYDTAEHGLLRAVWASDGFPLRVGPARPE; this comes from the coding sequence ATGTCCCTGAAGCGCGGAAATTCCGGCCCGCCCGCGCACGCGGACGCGGCTCCCGATTTCCATTCCGCAAGCCCCTTGCCGCTGCTGGCCTGGCAGGTGCTGGTCCTGGGATTCGCCTCCGGGGTGGGCATTGCCCGCTGGCCCCTGCCCGGCGCGGTTTGTCTGGCCGCCGTGGTTCTGCTCGACGCACGATCACGGCGGCCCGTCGCGTTTTGGGGAATGCTGCTTGCGCTGGCCTTTGGCGGCTGGCTCTATGCTGCGAGCCTTCTGCCCGCCGCACCGGAGCCGACTCCTGGATGGCTGGACGAACGGGTTCCCTACCGCGTTTCCGGGATGGTCGAGTCCGTGGAAGGCAAGCCGGGGCGGCGCTGGCAGGTGGTCCTGGCGGATGTGGAGTGCCGCGCCGACGGCGAAACGCATCGTTTGCCGGAAAACGTAGTCTGGTATTGGCACGATCCGGTCCTGCGCCCCGTGCCGGGGCAACATGTCGAATTGCGCTCCTCGCTGATGCAGGTCTCCAGCTTCAAGAATCCGGGAGCCTGGGATTATGCTCTGTATTGGCGTATGCAGGGCGTCGGCTACAGCGCGTATTGCAGCGGCGGCAAGGACGTGGCGTTTCAGCCTCCGCAGGGCGGTCTGTCCGCGAATCTTCGAGCCTCGCTGCTCGGTTCCATCCTGAACGGAGCGCCCGAGGGACAAGGCCGGGCGTTGCTGCTCGCGCTGCTCACGGGGGATCGTTTCGAGCTGGACCCCGCAACCGTGGACGTCCTTCGCCGCGCCGGCCTGGCTCATACCCTTGCGCTTTCCGGGCTGCATCTCGGCTTCGTGGTCGTGGTCGGCTGGGCGCTGGCCTGGCTGGTCGGCAGAATCCGCCCCCGCATCTTTCTCGTTCTGCCGCGTCCCAAGCTTGCTGTGCTTTTCGCCGCGCCCGCCGTGCTGGCCTATGTCTGGCTGGGGCAGGCCACCCCCTCGCTCGTGCGCGCCGCGCTGATGTTCGGCTTTTGGGGATTGCTGCTTCTACGCGGTCGCGGCCGGGTGCTGCTGGACGGCCTGTTCCTGGCCCTGGCCTGCATTCTGCTCTTCTCTCCGCTTTCCCTGTTCGACATCCGCCTTCAGCTTTCCGTTACCGCCGTGGCGGGCATAGCGCTTTTCTATCCCTTGCTGCGCGTGCGCATGGACCGGAGCGGACCGTTTCGGCGTCTTGCCGGGGGGGCGCTGGATCTTCTCGCGGTCAGCCTTTGCGCCAACCTTGCGCTTTTGCCCATCACGGCGCGGCTTTTCGGAACCCTGGTGCCGAACCTCCTGCCCAACCTGTTCTGGATTCCGATGCTCGGCTTCGTGGTCATGCCTCTGGGAGGCGCCGGGATGCTGCTCGGAGCGTGTCCGGGGGTACGGGGACTGGGGGAGGCGCTCGTTTCCCTGGCCGCGTGGTTGCTGCAATGGATGCTCGACCTCGTGACGCGGGCGGACGCGGGCGGACTGTTGCCTTCCTGGCTGCTGCTCAGGCCGCTTTGGCCCGAACTCATCGGCGCGGGTTTGCTGCTGGTCTGCACGATCATGTATTTTCGGCGTCCCCGCGAACTTCCCTGGAGCGTGGTGTTTTCCGGGCTCGTGCTTCTCGCCGCCCCGCAGCTGCATACGCTCTGGATCGACTCCCGCGACGAGGTGCGCCTGGAGGTGCTCGACGTGGGGCAGGGGCAGTCCCTGCTCATTTCCGCTCCGGGAGGACGGCGCAGCCTGATCGACGGCGGCGGGCTGCGCAGTCGGACCCTGGAGACCGGCCGCGACGTGGTTGCGCCCTATCTGACCCTGGGCCGTCCGCCCCGTCTGGAGCTTATGGTCCTTTCGCACCCGCACATGGACCATTACAAGGGGCTCCTGTATCTGCTCCGGCATTTCGAAGTGGGGGCATTCGCGCACAACGGCCGTTGGCCTTCCGGGCATTATGGGCAGGAGCTTCGCGGACTGCTGGAAAACGCCGGGTTGAAGCCTGTCGAGGTCGTTTCCGGCAGCGTCTTCGATCTTGGCGGCGGTGGACGGCTGGAGGCGCTCATGCCGCCGCCGGGAGCGGACCCGCCCAGCACGAACGACGGATCCATCGTGTTTCTCCTGCGCAGGAACGGGCGCAATCTCGCTGTCCTTCCGGGGGATGCGGAGGAATGGAGCCTCATGCGGGTTACGGCCCTTGAGCGCGACCTTCGCAGCGACGTGCTCGTACTGCCGCATCACGGCAGCCGCACCGGGCTTGTTCCCGCATTCTTCGCCCGCATATCTCCACAGGCCGTTTTCTCTTCCTGCGGACGATTCGGAACAACGAAGCTGCCGTCCCCGCAGGTTTTGGAGCTGCCGGAGCTGCGCGGGGCCGCCGCCTACGACACGGCCGAGCACGGTCTCCTGCGTGCGGTCTGGGCTTCGGACGGATTTCCGCTTCGGGTCGGACCTGCCCGACCCGAATGA
- the murA gene encoding UDP-N-acetylglucosamine 1-carboxyvinyltransferase produces the protein MEKLVIEGGLPLQGTIRVSGSKNAALPILMACLLPEGEVRLGNVPRLRDIHTSLRLLNILGCETTFDGNDVTVNVRDLKTEAPYDLVKTMRASVLCLGPLLALKGEAKVSLPGGCAIGARPVDLHLKALEQMGAVFELTSGYIFGRCDKLRGAHITFDFPTVGGTENLLMAASIAEGETILENAAREPEVQDLANFLNAMGAKISGQGTSVIRVQGVPALRGADYRVMPDRIEAGTYLAAAAITGGEVLLEDCPCTELDAVLAKFRNMGVELEEQKGGLLVRRHGPLKGVDVTTQPFPGFPTDMQAQIMACLCLAEGGGVIEEKIFENRFMHVLELVRLGADIRLKGRSAMIRGVKSLVGAPVMASDLRASASLVVAGLAAEGRTDVLRIYHLDRGYEDIEAKLGGVGARVWREEE, from the coding sequence ATGGAAAAACTGGTGATCGAAGGCGGCCTGCCGCTTCAGGGAACGATCCGGGTCAGCGGCTCCAAGAACGCGGCCCTGCCCATCCTCATGGCCTGTCTTCTGCCCGAAGGCGAGGTCCGGCTTGGCAACGTGCCCCGCTTGCGGGACATCCATACCTCGCTGCGGCTCCTGAACATCCTGGGCTGCGAAACGACCTTCGACGGCAACGACGTGACCGTGAACGTCCGCGACCTGAAGACCGAGGCTCCGTACGACCTGGTCAAGACCATGCGCGCCTCGGTGCTTTGCCTGGGGCCGCTGCTGGCGCTCAAGGGCGAGGCCAAGGTGTCGCTGCCGGGCGGCTGCGCCATCGGCGCGCGGCCCGTGGACCTGCACCTCAAGGCCCTGGAGCAGATGGGCGCTGTTTTCGAACTGACTTCCGGATATATTTTCGGTCGATGCGACAAGCTTCGCGGCGCGCACATCACCTTTGATTTTCCGACCGTGGGCGGCACCGAAAACCTGCTCATGGCCGCCAGCATCGCGGAAGGCGAAACCATTCTGGAAAACGCGGCCCGCGAGCCGGAAGTCCAGGATCTCGCCAATTTCCTCAACGCCATGGGCGCGAAGATCAGCGGGCAGGGCACTTCGGTGATCCGCGTGCAGGGCGTGCCCGCGCTGCGCGGCGCGGATTACCGCGTCATGCCGGACCGCATCGAGGCGGGCACCTACCTGGCCGCCGCGGCCATCACCGGCGGCGAGGTGCTGCTTGAAGACTGTCCGTGCACCGAGCTGGACGCCGTGTTGGCCAAGTTCCGCAACATGGGCGTGGAGCTGGAGGAACAGAAGGGCGGGCTGCTCGTGCGCCGCCACGGTCCCTTGAAAGGCGTGGACGTGACCACCCAGCCTTTTCCCGGCTTTCCCACGGACATGCAGGCCCAGATCATGGCCTGCCTCTGTCTTGCCGAGGGCGGCGGCGTCATCGAGGAAAAGATTTTCGAGAACCGCTTCATGCACGTCCTGGAACTGGTGCGCCTCGGTGCCGACATTCGGCTCAAGGGCCGCTCGGCCATGATCCGCGGCGTCAAGTCTCTGGTGGGCGCTCCGGTCATGGCCTCCGACCTGCGGGCCAGCGCGTCTCTCGTGGTCGCCGGCCTTGCGGCCGAAGGCCGCACCGACGTGCTGCGCATCTACCACCTGGACCGTGGCTACGAGGACATCGAGGCCAAGCTCGGGGGCGTGGGCGCGCGGGTCTGGCGCGAAGAGGAATAG
- a CDS encoding VOC family protein, whose product MPIKFEGPAVLVRDMKQSREFYEGLLEQEVLGDHGPHVAYQGGFSIWLAEHACPLLGKPAPTTPLGRDNFELYFESEDPEAAYRAAVEAGADILHEVVEQPWAQRCFRMLDPDGHIVEVGEPLPALVRRLMRDGMTEQQVAERTSLPLEYVNMLSAGKE is encoded by the coding sequence ATGCCCATCAAATTCGAAGGACCGGCCGTGCTGGTCCGCGACATGAAACAATCACGCGAGTTTTACGAAGGCCTGCTCGAACAGGAAGTGCTCGGCGACCACGGTCCGCACGTGGCCTACCAGGGCGGATTTTCGATCTGGCTGGCGGAACACGCCTGCCCCCTTCTGGGCAAGCCCGCCCCGACAACGCCCCTGGGCCGGGACAACTTCGAGCTGTATTTCGAAAGCGAAGACCCGGAAGCGGCCTACCGCGCCGCCGTGGAAGCGGGCGCGGACATCCTGCACGAAGTGGTGGAGCAACCCTGGGCGCAGCGCTGCTTCCGCATGCTCGACCCGGACGGCCACATCGTGGAAGTGGGAGAACCGCTGCCCGCCCTGGTCCGACGCCTGATGCGCGACGGCATGACCGAACAGCAGGTGGCCGAGAGAACCTCGTTGCCGCTGGAATACGTGAACATGCTTTCTGCGGGGAAGGAATAG
- a CDS encoding lipid-binding SYLF domain-containing protein has product MLLGVSLLLLCGCLPKNPPKESVDSRPEAPVQERLVRSAADAVTALRAESRYPGFAAALDRAEGVLIFPKYVRLGWILSVGGGSGVLLARDDFGKWSPPAFYHMGKGGYGFQAGVEGGSLVYLFFDRDYMLSGLDSGFDMGLDADVVALTTVDRTGVSRLATDRPVLLYVDMGGMYAGVSFSGGFVRPDAAANEAYYGTGNIAPRDVVLRWKHWRGDAAPLWEALGDGGQWDEAVSGQAAP; this is encoded by the coding sequence ATGCTGCTCGGAGTATCGCTGCTCCTGCTTTGCGGCTGCCTGCCCAAGAACCCGCCGAAGGAGAGCGTCGATTCCCGCCCCGAGGCTCCGGTTCAGGAGCGATTGGTGCGCAGCGCCGCCGACGCCGTGACCGCGCTTCGCGCCGAGTCGCGCTATCCCGGTTTCGCCGCTGCGCTGGACCGCGCCGAGGGAGTGTTGATTTTCCCGAAATACGTCCGGCTGGGATGGATTCTCAGCGTGGGCGGCGGCAGCGGCGTCCTGCTCGCGCGCGACGACTTCGGAAAATGGAGCCCGCCCGCATTCTATCATATGGGCAAGGGCGGCTATGGGTTCCAGGCGGGCGTCGAAGGCGGCTCCCTGGTCTATCTTTTCTTCGACCGCGACTACATGCTTTCCGGGCTGGATTCGGGGTTCGACATGGGTCTGGACGCGGACGTGGTCGCCCTGACCACGGTGGACCGGACCGGAGTATCCCGGCTGGCGACGGACCGGCCCGTGCTGCTGTATGTGGACATGGGCGGCATGTATGCGGGCGTGTCCTTCAGCGGCGGGTTTGTCCGGCCCGATGCGGCTGCCAACGAAGCCTATTACGGAACAGGAAACATCGCGCCGCGGGATGTGGTTCTGCGCTGGAAACATTGGCGCGGCGACGCCGCCCCCCTCTGGGAGGCGCTGGGCGACGGCGGGCAATGGGACGAGGCCGTTTCCGGGCAAGCCGCGCCGTAA
- a CDS encoding AraC family transcriptional regulator translates to MATETAALPPYRQFLPAAPLRAHVLCFWCVHAPPLALGPRRIRVLPDGCMDVIFNFGDRMAPEGSSVGQPEAFVVGASMRPGVVEMNGRTDIVGFRLRPGSAFPLLGTPCSELSDAVGPVEMLGAGLATLLRAHASSQPDPARRVRVMERLLLERLSLLAEPDPLVRQALHHLGREAALDKGIVPSDSPAEALGVGRRRLERLFARHVGVGPAAFRRTLRLHRALTLLRRPGNPLADAAHAAGFCDQPHMNREIKTLTGLSPLALQQEWRDVAIVQYEAAPF, encoded by the coding sequence ATGGCCACTGAAACAGCAGCCCTTCCACCGTATCGGCAGTTCCTGCCCGCCGCGCCCCTGCGCGCCCACGTGCTCTGCTTCTGGTGCGTGCACGCGCCGCCGCTCGCCCTCGGCCCCAGACGCATCCGCGTGCTGCCGGACGGCTGCATGGACGTGATCTTCAATTTCGGCGACCGCATGGCTCCGGAAGGGTCGTCGGTCGGCCAGCCGGAAGCCTTTGTCGTGGGCGCGTCCATGCGCCCCGGCGTGGTGGAGATGAACGGCCGGACGGACATCGTCGGCTTCCGGCTGCGGCCCGGCAGCGCCTTTCCCCTGCTCGGCACGCCCTGCTCCGAGCTGTCCGACGCCGTCGGGCCTGTGGAAATGCTCGGAGCCGGCCTCGCCACGCTGCTGCGCGCCCACGCCTCAAGCCAGCCCGATCCAGCCCGACGAGTGCGGGTCATGGAGCGCCTGCTGCTGGAACGCCTTTCCTTGCTGGCCGAGCCGGATCCTCTCGTGAGACAGGCCCTGCACCACCTCGGAAGGGAAGCCGCCCTCGACAAGGGCATTGTTCCCAGCGATTCGCCCGCCGAGGCGCTGGGCGTCGGTCGCCGCAGGCTGGAGCGCCTTTTCGCGCGGCATGTGGGAGTGGGGCCTGCCGCTTTTCGGCGGACCTTGCGCCTGCATCGCGCCCTGACGTTGCTGCGCCGCCCCGGCAATCCCCTCGCGGACGCGGCCCATGCGGCCGGATTCTGCGATCAGCCGCACATGAACAGAGAAATCAAAACACTCACCGGACTTTCGCCCCTCGCATTGCAGCAGGAATGGCGGGATGTCGCCATCGTCCAATACGAAGCCGCCCCGTTCTGA
- a CDS encoding aminopeptidase, protein MSKNELEYKPLNGWRVYASEEHREGMNALADRYVRFLSSCKTEREVMHFVREQLELAGFSDDLSSDKCFRFSRGKTVFMARKGRRPLSEGFRLVGAHADAPRIDLKQRPLYEDLGLALAKTHYYGGIRKYQWLTVPLALHGVVAKKDGTLVEVRVGEEEDDPVMTITDLLPHLAYKQVEKKVSDAFEAESLNVVLAHEPELPEDEDKEFKVKPRLLRLLSERYGIAEADLMSAELQIVPAGPARYVGLDSSLIGSYAQDDRACVYSALEAFLALEDDPEYTQIVLFWDKEEIGSEGATGAKSLFFEYCMEELRDSWEPKARLSAIFQHGQAISADVHAGTDPNFMEVYEKLNAAYLGYGPCFSKFTGHRGKVGANDAHPEFIGRLRGVLDDAGVPWQMAELGKVDLGGGGTVAKFLAVYGMDVIDMGPPVLSMHSPFEITSKADIYSTVNAYSAFLKS, encoded by the coding sequence GTGAGCAAGAACGAATTGGAATACAAGCCGTTGAACGGATGGCGGGTCTATGCCTCCGAAGAGCACCGCGAAGGCATGAACGCCCTGGCGGATCGATACGTTCGTTTTCTTTCGAGCTGCAAGACCGAGCGCGAGGTCATGCACTTCGTGCGCGAGCAGCTGGAGCTGGCCGGATTTTCGGACGATCTGTCGTCCGACAAGTGCTTCCGGTTCAGCCGGGGCAAGACCGTGTTCATGGCCCGCAAGGGACGCCGTCCCCTTTCCGAGGGGTTTCGTCTCGTGGGGGCGCACGCGGACGCGCCGCGCATCGATCTCAAGCAGCGCCCGCTGTATGAAGACCTGGGCCTTGCTCTGGCCAAGACGCATTACTACGGCGGCATCCGCAAGTATCAATGGCTGACCGTGCCGTTGGCGCTGCACGGGGTCGTGGCCAAGAAGGACGGCACCCTTGTCGAGGTCCGCGTGGGCGAGGAAGAGGACGATCCGGTCATGACCATCACTGATCTTCTGCCCCACCTGGCCTACAAGCAGGTGGAGAAGAAGGTTTCGGACGCTTTCGAGGCCGAGAGCCTGAACGTGGTCCTGGCGCACGAACCCGAACTCCCCGAAGACGAGGACAAGGAGTTCAAGGTCAAGCCCCGCCTGCTGCGGTTGCTCAGCGAGCGTTACGGCATTGCCGAGGCGGATCTCATGAGCGCCGAATTGCAGATCGTGCCTGCCGGCCCGGCGCGCTACGTGGGGCTCGATTCCTCCCTGATCGGCAGCTACGCCCAGGACGACCGCGCCTGCGTATATTCCGCGCTGGAGGCGTTCCTCGCACTTGAGGACGACCCCGAATACACGCAGATCGTGCTCTTCTGGGACAAGGAGGAGATCGGATCCGAGGGCGCCACCGGGGCCAAATCCCTGTTTTTCGAATACTGCATGGAAGAGCTGCGGGACTCCTGGGAGCCGAAGGCGCGTCTGTCCGCCATCTTCCAGCATGGCCAGGCCATCTCGGCGGACGTCCATGCGGGCACGGACCCGAATTTCATGGAAGTCTACGAGAAGCTCAACGCCGCCTATCTCGGCTACGGCCCTTGCTTCAGCAAGTTCACGGGCCATCGCGGCAAGGTCGGGGCCAACGACGCCCATCCGGAATTCATCGGCAGGCTGCGCGGCGTGCTCGATGATGCGGGCGTGCCCTGGCAGATGGCGGAACTCGGCAAGGTGGACCTGGGCGGCGGAGGGACCGTTGCAAAATTCCTGGCGGTCTACGGCATGGACGTCATCGACATGGGACCGCCGGTGCTTTCCATGCACAGTCCTTTCGAGATCACCAGCAAGGCGGACATCTATTCCACGGTGAACGCCTACAGCGCATTCCTGAAAAGCTGA
- a CDS encoding lipid-binding SYLF domain-containing protein, which produces MNSKRLTVLVSALCFLTLAACAKPQAEIIPRESYEQQLVDASATAVRDMRQFSRPRTFDYALQWAQGVLIFPSFKKHHWLSRVEGRDGILLVRDASGAWSQPAFYNINNDGNGPHPAMEAGMLIYVFFDRDLMLNGLSSGYRLPEDIGMIVSHGNGQAEEYNLEENLSVLLFLDQPGTPMDGSFLTGWISARPTPNEAYYGTDPVAPATLDTPATPENIMINKYFVSRPVQQVWDALNNVAPMNGDMEGTKAEDASLESRETSMHQQADAEPAS; this is translated from the coding sequence ATGAACAGTAAACGTCTGACCGTACTTGTCTCGGCCCTTTGTTTTTTGACGCTGGCCGCCTGCGCCAAGCCGCAAGCCGAGATCATCCCGCGCGAATCCTACGAGCAGCAGCTTGTGGACGCTTCCGCAACCGCAGTGCGGGACATGCGTCAATTCAGCCGTCCCCGCACGTTCGACTATGCTCTGCAGTGGGCCCAGGGCGTGCTCATCTTTCCCAGCTTCAAGAAGCATCATTGGCTCTCCCGCGTGGAAGGCCGCGACGGCATTCTGCTGGTCCGCGACGCCTCCGGTGCATGGAGCCAGCCCGCCTTCTACAACATCAACAACGACGGCAACGGTCCCCATCCCGCCATGGAAGCCGGGATGCTCATCTACGTCTTCTTCGACCGCGACCTGATGCTCAACGGACTCAGTTCCGGGTATCGCCTGCCGGAAGATATCGGCATGATCGTATCCCACGGCAACGGTCAGGCCGAGGAATACAATCTGGAAGAGAACCTTTCGGTCCTGTTGTTTCTCGACCAGCCGGGCACCCCCATGGACGGGTCGTTCCTGACCGGATGGATCTCGGCGCGGCCCACGCCCAATGAAGCCTACTACGGAACCGATCCGGTCGCTCCGGCCACCCTGGACACTCCGGCCACGCCGGAGAACATCATGATCAACAAATACTTCGTTTCCCGGCCCGTGCAGCAGGTCTGGGACGCCCTGAACAACGTCGCCCCCATGAACGGGGACATGGAAGGGACCAAGGCCGAGGACGCAAGCCTGGAAAGCCGGGAAACCTCGATGCATCAGCAGGCGGACGCAGAGCCCGCTTCCTGA